The window ACCTACCTCGGCTTTTACCCCTACGCCTTCGCTTACGCCGACACCTACACCCACGCGTGTGCTTTCTGAGGAAGGCGCAACGCCGACACCTTCTTCCCCCTCTGCTACACCGACGCCAACCGAGAAGCCTTTCCAGGCAGAAGCAATTTATCACCTTCCACAGCGTTACGATTTAGCCCCCACCCTGGCTTTTGCTCCCCAAGGCACCCTGTTGGCGGTTGGTACCTATTGGTTTGCCACCTATATTTGGGATGTGAGTAACGATGCCCTCTACCGTTCTTTTGAATGGTTAGATGGTACAGTGACCCATTTGGCTTTTTCTCCAGATGGGGCTTACCTGGCAGGTGCTTCAGTCAATCAAATCATTGTCTGGCAAATTTCGGGCGGTTTGGTTGATCATGTGTGGACTAAAAACAGCAAGCCTACTATGGGGTGGGTCAATGCGCTTGCTTGGCGCCCTGGGCCAGATTTGGAACTGGTGTCTGGATCTAACGACCAGCGATGGCGATTATGGAAGTTTAGAGAAACCAAGCCGGTCATGGTGAGCGCCCCGCTGGGGTTCAAAATAGAACAGGTAGCGACCTCGCACAACGGTAATTTCGTGGCTGTGAGCGGCCAACAACACTTGATTGTGTGGAGCCTTGTGGATGGCAGATGGGTGGCATCGGCCCACTGGGACAATCAGCAACCTTCCCTTCTTGGGGGCACCTGGCCTCCGGCTGGTTCTCCTGACAATCCACCGCCTACCCTCACGCCTACACCCTCTCCTACCCCCACGCCTACACTCACACCTATGCCTACCGGTACGGCATCGCCCCTTTTCCCTGCGGCTACTGCTACGCCGACCCCTACGATGTCGCCCATTTACACCTTTGTGGATGCTTTGACCTTTGGGCCGGATAATCACACAATTATCACCGTTTCGTCTGATGGCATTGTGCGCATTTGGGAACTCGCGCCTGCTACAGCACAACCTTGACCTGTACGATAAGGAGAGAGTGTTTATGTCCCTTTTCGATGGCCGTCGTTTGACCGCCGATACCTTCGCTTTAGATTGGGAAGGCATCCGCCGCGGGGTTTACAGCGATAAGTATTTCGTCAATATCGCGCACTTGCTGGATGTGTTGAGCCAGGAAGGTTATACCTATCGCGGCGGGCGTGGCCGGATGCCCGCGGCGGAAGCCCCCCTGGCGGTGGGGGATGCCGAGGTCGAAATGCAGTGGTTCACCCGCCGCAAGGGCACCACCGTGGTGGCAGGCGTGGATGTGGCGTTAGCCATTTTGCGGGAAGCCGCTGGCTATTGGGAAGGCGCGCACTTTGTCAACACCGCGGACGCGTTGCAGGTGTGGGCAGTGGAAGACGGCGACACGGTGGTTTACCACGGCGACCCACGGCACGTGCAGCCCGTGCTGCGGGTGCGGGGCCGCTACCGCGATTTCGGCCCGCTGGAAACCGTCACGCTGGGCTTCCTCACCCGCGGCAGCCGCATTGCCACCAACACCTACCAGATTTTGCAGGCCAGCCGCGGCAAGCCGGTGTTGTTCTTCCCCGCGCGTTTCGACTTGCCCGCGGTGCAGGCGCTCGACGGCTACGCGTATGCCATCGGTGTGGCGCGCTACAACCACGACCACGACGCCGCGGTGCAGCCCTTCATTTCCACCGACGCGCAGGGCGCCTGGTGGGGCGGCAAAGGTGGCGGCACCACTGCGCATGCCTACCTTGCCACCTTCCTCGGCGACATTCCCGAGGCCATGCTGGCTTTTGCCCGCACCCTGCCGCCCGAAGTGCCGCGCATCGCGCTGGTGGATTTCAACAACGCCTGCGCTCGCGATGCCGTGCGGGTGACCGAGGCCATGTTTGCCGAATATCGCCGCCTGAAGGAAGCCGGAAAGCCCGACGAGGCGGCCTGCTTCCGCCTGTTTGGTGTGCGGCTGGATACTTCTGGCGACCTGCGAGATGAAGGCTTGCCCCCGCTGGGCGACCCCGCGTTGGATTTGGGCGTCAACCCGCGGCTGGTGTGGCAGGTGCGAGAAGCCCTCGACCACGCGTGGGAGCAATGGGATTTGCCCCCATCGTGGCGCGAGGAAGCCCGCCGTTATTGCCAGAACATCAAAATTATGGTTTCGGGCGGCTTCCGCACCGAAAAAATTGCCCGCTTCGAGAAACTCGGTGTGCCGGTGGACTTCTACGGCGTGGGTTCCTGGTTCTACGACAACCACGGCCCTACCAACACCGACTTTACCGCCGACGTGGTGCGGGTGCGCGTGGGCGATGCCTGGCTGGATATGGCCAAAGTGGGGCGCCAGGCGTGTGAGAACCCGGCGCTTCGGCGGGTTTGGTAACCTTTGTGCGTGGCCAGATGACCGCACAGCCAGTTTGTTAGCAATTTACAAGAATTTCATGCCCAGCGCGCGTTGGCGGGTGGGGCGTGATATAATCAAAATGCTATGAGCGACGAAGTCAAATCTCAGGTTCCCGTGCCCCAGGGCAACGAAGAAGCCGCGCCCCAGAGCAGCCGCAAGTGGATATGGGCGGCGGCAGGCGGTGGGGTGGTGACATTAGCGCTGTTTGTGGCGGCGCTGGTGTACCTCCTCAGCCCTGGCGCGCCAACGGCCCGCATTCGCGACATTTTCATCATCTTGCTGGCGTTGGAAGGGTTGCTCGTTGGGGTGGCGTTGCTGGTGCTGGTGGTGCAGATTGCGGTGCTCATCAACTTGCTGCAGAACGAAGTGCGGCCGATCTTGGATTCCACCACCCGCACCGTCACGGTCTTGCAGGGCACGGTGGAATTTCTGAGCAAGCGTGTCGCGGAGCCTGTGATAAGGCTCAACGAAACCGTGGCCGCGCTGAGCAGCGTTGCCGGTGCACTGAACCTGGTGCGGGGCCGCAAGCGAAAACCTAAAAAAGGAGAGTGAACCATGGCCGAGAACAACAATGATTTTGGCGCATTCCTGGCTGGCGTGATCGTGGGGGGCGTGATGGGCGCCTTGGCCGCTTTGCTGATGGCCCCCCAGTCTGGCGAAGAAATCCGCACGATGCTGCGTGAGAAGGGCGTGGAAATCAAAGACCGCGCGACGGTGAGCGCCGAAGAGGCGTTGAAGCGCGCGGAGGAAGCCCGCAGGAAGGCTGAAGAAGCCCTGGCGGAAGCCCGCAAGAAGGCCGAGGAAGCCGCGAAGATCGCGCAGGAGCAGGCCATTACCCTGCAACAGCGCGGGCAGGAAATTGCCGAAGAGGTCGCCAAAAAGGTGAAAAAGGCCGACGAGGCTGAAGCGGAAGTGGAAGGCGACGAGGCTGAGGCAGAAGCGTAATTCCCGCCGGTTTGCACCCAACCCAAAAGCCCTGACAGGTTTTTGAAAACCTGTCAGGGTTTTTCTTTCCCTCATTCCTAATTCTGCAATTTCTAACTTACCCTTCCTGCTTCTTCTGCCTCGCGCATGGCCTGGAACGCCGTGAGGCCGACTTCCAGAATGTCGCGCGTGGGTTCCCGCGTGGTCAGCCGTTGCAGCCACAGGTTGGGCTGCACGATGGCGTGTACGAAGCGGTTGCCCATGTGGTCGGCGGTCCAGCGCAGATATTCGTAGGCGACGCCTGCCAGCACCGGCAGTAAGAGCACCCGGCTGGCAAGCCGCCAGAAGAGCGTTTGCTCGCCCAGCAGGCTGTAAGCCACAATCGAAACGACCACCAAAATCAACAGGAACGCGGTGCCGCAGCGGGGGTGTTCCAGCGGGTAGCGGGCGGCGCTTTCCGGCGTCAGCGGGGCGTCGGCTTCGAACGTGTTGATGGTTTTGTGCTCTGCCCCGTGATACATGTAGAGCCGCCGGACGTCTTCCATCAGCCCGATGGCCCACACATAGCCCACCAGCAGCGCGAGGCGCACCAGCCCTTCCAGCACGTTGCCCCAAAAGGCGTTCATGCCGAGGAAGCGCTGCCCCAGATGCCCCACGCCCGCGGGTAGCAAGGCAAACATCGCCACGCCCACGAGCAGCGAGAAGCCCAGGGTGAGGTACAGCCCCCAGCCTTCCAGTTGCTCCTCTTCGTCCACCTGAAGGTTGGCCGAAAGCGTGAGCGCACGGGTGCCCAGCACCAGCGCATCCCACAGCCCGATGATGCCCCGCAAAAAGGGGATTTTCATCACCGGGCTTTGGTAAATGCGGCTGAGGGCTTCGGTGTGGATGTGGATTTCGCCGTCAGGCTTGCGCATAGCCATTGCTACGGCGCGCTTGCCGCGCATCATCACGCCTTCGATGATGGCCTGCCCGCCGTAGTTGGGCATCTTCAGGTTCTTGCCCGCGGTGGGGATTTCGTTCTCGGCGGCGGTGTCGGCGACGAACAGCGGGAGCAACAGGAAAGCGCGCATGACGGCGTTGGTCAGTTGCGCCCGTTTAGTCGTGGGCGATGGGTTTTTCGGTGAAGAGGTAATCTTTCAACTCCTTGGCAAAGGTGGCGTCCTGCCGTCGAATCCATTCCAGCAGCATGGCAGCGTGTTCTTTTTCTTCGTCGCGGTTGTGCGCCAGAATGGCCTTTAACTCAGGGTCCTGACAGGCGTCGACGCGCTGGTTGTACCAGTCCACGGCTTCCAGTTCTTCGGTGAGGGATTTGATGGCGCGATGAAGGTCGCGGGCAGCAGCGGTCAGTTCTTCGACAGGCTCTTGATAGTTCGACATGGGTTTCTCCTTTGAAACTTGGGGAAGAGAGAGAAGTCTCTCTTCAGGCGGTTTGACCGAATTGATAGAAGAACCGCACCAGGGCCTCCATGCCTTTTTGCCATGTGGGCAGGTGCAGGTTTTCGTTAGGGGCGTGCAGGTTGCCATCGGGAAGGCCGAAACCGGTGAGCACCGATTCCAGCCCCAGAATTTCTTCCATTTGCGCCACGACCGGAATGCTGCCGCCTTCCCGGCGGTAGAAGGGCTGCCGCCCCCAGGTGGCTTCCAGCGCCGCGGCCAGGGCCTGCACCGCGGGGGTGTGGATGTCGGTGAGGGAAGCCGGCCCGCCAGCCATGACGTCGAGTTCCCAGCGGATGGTAGCAGGCGCGTGGGCTTTCAGGTAGGCTTTGAGTTGCTTGGCCACCTCGTCGGGGTCCTGGTCAGGCACCAGGCGGCAGGAAATCTTCGCCATTGCGTAGGAAGGGATCACGGTTTTGGCGCCTTTTTCAATGAAACCACTGTAAAGGCCGTTGATTTCCAGCGTGGGGCGCGCGCCGGTGCGTTCCACCGGCGTGTATTCGGGTTCGCCCCAGAGTTCGGGCACGCCGGTCTGTTCCAGATAGAACGCGGTGGGGTCGAAGGGTAGTTGCGCCAGCGCCTGGCGTTCCTCGTCGGTGAGGGGGCGCACCTTGTCGTAAAAGCCGGGCAGGGTGATGCGCCCGTGTTCGTCGTGCATGCCCGCGATGAGTTCGGCCAGCGCCTGCGCGGGGTTGTGCACCACGCCGCCGTAAATGCCGGAATGCAGGTCGTGGGCGGGGCCGTAAACCCGCAGTTCGAAATAGGCCAGCCCGCGCAGGCCGTAGGTGATGGTCGGCCAGTCGGGGCCTAACATGCCTGCATCAGGGTTCAGGCAGACGTCGGCAGCGAGCAGGTCTTTGTGCTCGGCGATGAACGTGGCGAGGTCGGGCGAGCCGATTTCCTCTTCCCCTTCGATGATGAATTTCACATTGACCGGCAAGCCAGCCTGTGCGGCGGCTTCCACGGCTTTCAGGGAAGCCATCACCTGCCCCTTCATGTCGGTCGCGCCGCGGGCGTAAAGGCGTTCCTCGCGCACGGCAGGTTCGAAGGCCGGGCTTTCCCACAATTCCAGCGGCTCGGCAGGCTGGACGTCGTAGTGGCCGTAGATGAGCACCGTGGGCGCGTTTTCGCGCGCCGCGGGTAGTTCGCCATACACCACGGGGTGGCCCGCGGTAGGGTAAACGGCTACCTGCTGCGCCCCAATGGCACGCAAGTTGTCGGCCACCCAGTTGGCCGCGCGGGCGATGTCTTCCTGATGTTCGGGCGTCGTGGAAATCGAGGGAATGCGAAGGAAGGCTTCCAGTTCGGCGAGGAAGCGGCTGTGGTTTTCCTGAAGGTATTGCAAAGCCTGAGAGAGGGACATAGGAAACCTCGCAAAATGAGATGGAAGTATTATACCGCTAAGCAAGGGCGCTTTCCCGACCCTCATCTGTTTCTCATGGGATATAATTTCCTAAAATCCGTCAGAGCGCTTGGGCTGTGGAGAGGCAGCCGTTGGGCAGGTGACGATGAACGCTATGGAGCGGGAAAGACGCCGTTACCGCAATTTGGATGCTGACAAGATTGTCGCCACGGCCACGGTGTTGTGCCGCCGCATCAAGGAGCGGTTTCCGCAGCGGGGGCTCAATCAGGTGTGTGCCGATTTGCAAAAGGCCGCAGAGGAAACCCGCCAGCGCGCGGCGTGGATTGCGCGTCCCCATTGGGCGATTCGCCTTGCGATTGTGTTGGTGGTGGGGGTGCTGTTGTTGATTATGGCGCGTTTGCTCTTGATCATTCACCTCGATGTGCGGCAATTGCAAAGTTTGGGCCTGGCCGATTTTCTGCAAACGCTGGAGGCGGCGATCAATGATGTCATTTTGATCGGTGCAGCGCTGTTTTTCTTTTTCACGGTGGAAGCCCGCCTCAAGCGCCGCCGTGCGCTGGAGGCGTTGCACGAATTGCGCTCGCTGGCGCATGTCATTGATATGCACCAGTTGACCAAAGACCCGGAGCGCGTGCTGAAACGCGGGGCTTCGACGGCTTCTTCCCCGGTGGAGGATTTGACCCTTTTCGAGCTTTCCCGCTACCTGGATTAT is drawn from Chloroflexota bacterium and contains these coding sequences:
- a CDS encoding ferritin, which gives rise to MSNYQEPVEELTAAARDLHRAIKSLTEELEAVDWYNQRVDACQDPELKAILAHNRDEEKEHAAMLLEWIRRQDATFAKELKDYLFTEKPIAHD
- a CDS encoding DUF1385 domain-containing protein, producing the protein MRAFLLLPLFVADTAAENEIPTAGKNLKMPNYGGQAIIEGVMMRGKRAVAMAMRKPDGEIHIHTEALSRIYQSPVMKIPFLRGIIGLWDALVLGTRALTLSANLQVDEEEQLEGWGLYLTLGFSLLVGVAMFALLPAGVGHLGQRFLGMNAFWGNVLEGLVRLALLVGYVWAIGLMEDVRRLYMYHGAEHKTINTFEADAPLTPESAARYPLEHPRCGTAFLLILVVVSIVAYSLLGEQTLFWRLASRVLLLPVLAGVAYEYLRWTADHMGNRFVHAIVQPNLWLQRLTTREPTRDILEVGLTAFQAMREAEEAGRVS
- a CDS encoding nicotinate phosphoribosyltransferase, coding for MSLFDGRRLTADTFALDWEGIRRGVYSDKYFVNIAHLLDVLSQEGYTYRGGRGRMPAAEAPLAVGDAEVEMQWFTRRKGTTVVAGVDVALAILREAAGYWEGAHFVNTADALQVWAVEDGDTVVYHGDPRHVQPVLRVRGRYRDFGPLETVTLGFLTRGSRIATNTYQILQASRGKPVLFFPARFDLPAVQALDGYAYAIGVARYNHDHDAAVQPFISTDAQGAWWGGKGGGTTAHAYLATFLGDIPEAMLAFARTLPPEVPRIALVDFNNACARDAVRVTEAMFAEYRRLKEAGKPDEAACFRLFGVRLDTSGDLRDEGLPPLGDPALDLGVNPRLVWQVREALDHAWEQWDLPPSWREEARRYCQNIKIMVSGGFRTEKIARFEKLGVPVDFYGVGSWFYDNHGPTNTDFTADVVRVRVGDAWLDMAKVGRQACENPALRRVW
- a CDS encoding YtxH domain-containing protein; amino-acid sequence: MAENNNDFGAFLAGVIVGGVMGALAALLMAPQSGEEIRTMLREKGVEIKDRATVSAEEALKRAEEARRKAEEALAEARKKAEEAAKIAQEQAITLQQRGQEIAEEVAKKVKKADEAEAEVEGDEAEAEA
- a CDS encoding dipeptidase is translated as MSLSQALQYLQENHSRFLAELEAFLRIPSISTTPEHQEDIARAANWVADNLRAIGAQQVAVYPTAGHPVVYGELPAARENAPTVLIYGHYDVQPAEPLELWESPAFEPAVREERLYARGATDMKGQVMASLKAVEAAAQAGLPVNVKFIIEGEEEIGSPDLATFIAEHKDLLAADVCLNPDAGMLGPDWPTITYGLRGLAYFELRVYGPAHDLHSGIYGGVVHNPAQALAELIAGMHDEHGRITLPGFYDKVRPLTDEERQALAQLPFDPTAFYLEQTGVPELWGEPEYTPVERTGARPTLEINGLYSGFIEKGAKTVIPSYAMAKISCRLVPDQDPDEVAKQLKAYLKAHAPATIRWELDVMAGGPASLTDIHTPAVQALAAALEATWGRQPFYRREGGSIPVVAQMEEILGLESVLTGFGLPDGNLHAPNENLHLPTWQKGMEALVRFFYQFGQTA